One Campylobacter sputorum genomic window, ATTATATACGAAAATTTGCAGCATTTTATGGAACAAATAATATAGATCATCAAGCTAGAATTTGACATAGTGCAACAGTCGCCGGTGTGGCGAATACTTGGGGTTATGGCGCTATGACAAATCACCTTGGAGATATACAAAAAAGTAAAGCTATAATTATATTTGGAGCAAATCCTGCTGTAAATCATCCTGTTGGTTTTAGACACTTTTTACTTGCTAAACAAAAAGGTGCAAAACTAATAGTTGTAGATCCTAGATTTACACATACTGCTGCTAAGGCTGATTATTTTGCACAAATTAGACCAGGAACCGATATAGCATTTATATATGGTATGCTTAACATTATTTTCAAAAATGGATGGGAAGATAAAGAGTATATAGAAAAAAGAACTTATGGAATGGAAGCAATTATAGAAGAAGCTAAAAAATGGACTCCTGAAGTTGTTGAAGATGTAACTAGTGTAAAAAAAGAAATTTTAGAAGAAATTGCTAAAGTTTATGCACAAAATAGACCTGGAACACTCATTTGGGCTATGGGCTTAACTCAGCACACAATAGGCACATCAAACACAAGAATGGCTCCAATCTTGCAATTAGTTCTTGGAAATGTTGGTGTTGAAGGCGGAGGAACAAATATATTAAGAGGGCACGATAATGTTCAAGGTGCTTCTGATATGGGATGTTTGAGTGAAAATTTACCAGGGTATTATGATCTTAACGAAACTTCATGGAAATGGTTTAGCAACCAATGGGGTGTAAGTCATGAATGGATGAAAAGTAGATTCATAAATGAAGATATGATGTATAAAAAAGGCTTTACACTTGCTAGATGGTGGGCTGGGGTTTTAAATGGTAAAGACGGAAACGATCCTATAGATAATGCTGGAACAAGCTTAAAAGCATTGGTTGTGCTAGGAAATGGTATAACTTCAACTGCACAACAAGCTAAAGTAAAAGAAGGTCTTGATAATCTTGATTTGTTAGTACTAGCAGACCCATTTGTAAACGAAGCTGGTATAATAACGGATAAAAAAGATAATATTTTCTTGCTTCCAACAGCAACACAGTTTGAAACATCAGGATCAGTTGTTGCAACAAATAGAAGTGGCCAATGGAGATATCAAGTAGTTGAACCATTATATGAATGCAAACCCGATCAAGAAATTTTATTTGAACTTGCAAAAAGAATTGGCTTTTACGACGAATATACAAAAACTATAAGAGATGATAATGGTAATATAAACTGGCCAGAAGCTGCTACAAGAGAGATAGCAAACACTCTTAAAAGTATCGGTTACACAGGATGGACTCCAGAAAGACTTAAAAAACACACAGATAACTGGGATAAATTTGACCAAATTACACTAAAAGGAAGTGGTGAATTTGAAAACGAATATTATGGTCTACCTTGGCCATGTTGGAGCGAAAAACATCCAGGAAGTCCAAATTTATATAATATAAATTTACCTGTAAGTAAGGGCGGTATGGGATTTAGAGCAAGATTTGGACATATAAGAGATGGTAAAAATTTACTTGCAGAAGAAGGGTCTGCACCAGTTGATTCTAGTATAAATGGGGGATATCCACAAATTACTAAAGAAAACATAGAAAAAGTTTTAGGAATTACTCTAAGCGAAGAAGAAAAAGCTAAGATGGGTAATAGCTGGTCAACAGATGCTAGTAATATAATTGCTCAAAAATGCCTTGAAAAAGAGATAGCACCTTATGGCAATGCTAAAGCTAGAGCTATAGCTTGGAATTTTGTTGATCAAATTCCACTTCATAGAGAACCTCTCCATTCACCAAGACAAGATTTAGTAGAGAAGTATCCAACTTTTGAAGATCAAGAAAATCAATACAGAGTATTTACTAGATTTAAATCCATTCAATCAGCTAAAAATTATAGTAAGGAATTTCCTATAAATTTAATCACAGCTAGGCTTGTAAATCTAAATGGTGCAGGTATGGAAAATAGGGCTAGTATGTATTTAACTAGATTAACCCCAGAGATGTTTTGTGATATAAATCCAGCTCTTGCAGCAAAATATGATATAAAAGATGGCTCTATGATGAAAATTCATAGCCCAGAAGGTACTTGGATAAAAGTAAAAGCAAGATTTACACACGCTGTAAATGAAAAAAGTATATTCTTGCCTTTCCACTTTACTGGAATTATGCAAGGTGTTGATATGACTAAGAATTTTCCAGCAGGAACAGCGCCTTATGCAAGCGGAGAGAGTGCAAATACCGTTACAAACTATGGATATGATATATCATGTCAAATTCCAGAAACAAAAGGCGGTTTATGCCGCATAGAAAAAGCTTAAGGAGCAAAACATGTCAGCTATAAGAATGAAATTTTTATGTGATTTAGATAGATGTATAGACTGCAATGGTTGCTCTGTTGCTTGCGATGATGCACATGAGTTGCCACTTGGAATTAGAAGAAGAAGAGTTATAACTTTAAACGAAGGAATTCCAGGTAAAGAGGTATCAAGCACCATTGCTTGTATGCACTGCTCTGATGCACCTTGTGCACAAGTTTGTCCTGTTGATTGTTTTTATATAAGAGAAGATGCTATAGTTTTACACGATAAAGACATATGCATTGGATGTGGATACTGCTTATATGCGTGTCCGTTTGGTGCGCCACAATTTCCAAAAAGTGGAATTTTTGGTGCAAAAGGTGCAATGGATAAATGTACAATGTGTGCCGGTGGTCCAAAACCAACAAACTCAGAAGAAGAAAGACATATGTATGGTCAAAATAGAATTTCTGAAGGAAAAGTTCCTGTTTGTGCCGCAATGTGCTCTACAAAAGCTCTACTTGTCGGCAATAGCGAAGAAGTAGACGCTATATATAGAGCAAGAGTAGCAGAGAGAAAAAGTCAAAATGGAGAACTAGGAACTCCTAAAGAAAATATTTTTTAAACAAACTGTGCTATAATAGTTTAAAACTATTTATAGTACAAGTTTATGATATTAAAATTTAAAGGAATTCTATGAAAAAATTACTTTTTTTATTTAGTTTTTCGTGTTTTGCATTTGGAAATGAGTTTTTAGAAAAGCTTCAACACGATAGTCCAGTTTGGGCTGAAGGTCGTATACAAAACATTGATAGCTATTACAATGGATTTGCGTCTTTTTTTGTTAATTGGCAAAGCAATGGTTATTTTGCTTGGCTTGCTGCTGGTGCAATAATAGCTGTTATTTTAGCTTTTGTGGGGCATTATGCAATAGTTGGTCCAAAAATATTTTCTCATCATCATGGCAAAATATATGCTTTTAATAGCATAGAAAGATTAATTCATCTTCTTGCTGCTGTTGCTTGGGTTATTTTAGTTCCAACAGGACTTATAATAATGTTTGGAGATGAATTTGGTGGAGGATTTTTTGTAAGATTGTGTAAAAATTTACACGGGTTAGCTACGATAATTTTTACAATCTCACTTATACCAATGTTTTTATTTTGGTTTGTAAGAATGCTACCTGCAACTTATGATATCAAATGGATGTTTATGGTTGGTGGATATCTTTCAAAAAACAAGCAGCCAATACCAGCTGGCAAATTTAATGCTGGTCAAAAAGCTTGGTTTTGGGTCGCTACTGTTGGTGGTTTTTTCATGATATTAACAGGTGCAAGTA contains:
- the fdh3B gene encoding formate dehydrogenase FDH3 subunit beta, coding for MSAIRMKFLCDLDRCIDCNGCSVACDDAHELPLGIRRRRVITLNEGIPGKEVSSTIACMHCSDAPCAQVCPVDCFYIREDAIVLHDKDICIGCGYCLYACPFGAPQFPKSGIFGAKGAMDKCTMCAGGPKPTNSEEERHMYGQNRISEGKVPVCAAMCSTKALLVGNSEEVDAIYRARVAERKSQNGELGTPKENIF
- a CDS encoding formate dehydrogenase subunit gamma, with the protein product MKKLLFLFSFSCFAFGNEFLEKLQHDSPVWAEGRIQNIDSYYNGFASFFVNWQSNGYFAWLAAGAIIAVILAFVGHYAIVGPKIFSHHHGKIYAFNSIERLIHLLAAVAWVILVPTGLIIMFGDEFGGGFFVRLCKNLHGLATIIFTISLIPMFLFWFVRMLPATYDIKWMFMVGGYLSKNKQPIPAGKFNAGQKAWFWVATVGGFFMILTGASMFYLDYNISSLREIMGMSQIEILRLSAIIHNILGAACAVFLLVHIYMAVFAIKGSIHSIITGYKEEEEVYILHHYWYQELVRKGQIQKSTFENQYKNLA
- a CDS encoding molybdopterin-dependent oxidoreductase; the protein is MVRSSVRLKYPMEKVNGEWKRISYEEAFDKIGAKLKALREENPEQAMFLGSAKTSNEQAYYIRKFAAFYGTNNIDHQARIUHSATVAGVANTWGYGAMTNHLGDIQKSKAIIIFGANPAVNHPVGFRHFLLAKQKGAKLIVVDPRFTHTAAKADYFAQIRPGTDIAFIYGMLNIIFKNGWEDKEYIEKRTYGMEAIIEEAKKWTPEVVEDVTSVKKEILEEIAKVYAQNRPGTLIWAMGLTQHTIGTSNTRMAPILQLVLGNVGVEGGGTNILRGHDNVQGASDMGCLSENLPGYYDLNETSWKWFSNQWGVSHEWMKSRFINEDMMYKKGFTLARWWAGVLNGKDGNDPIDNAGTSLKALVVLGNGITSTAQQAKVKEGLDNLDLLVLADPFVNEAGIITDKKDNIFLLPTATQFETSGSVVATNRSGQWRYQVVEPLYECKPDQEILFELAKRIGFYDEYTKTIRDDNGNINWPEAATREIANTLKSIGYTGWTPERLKKHTDNWDKFDQITLKGSGEFENEYYGLPWPCWSEKHPGSPNLYNINLPVSKGGMGFRARFGHIRDGKNLLAEEGSAPVDSSINGGYPQITKENIEKVLGITLSEEEKAKMGNSWSTDASNIIAQKCLEKEIAPYGNAKARAIAWNFVDQIPLHREPLHSPRQDLVEKYPTFEDQENQYRVFTRFKSIQSAKNYSKEFPINLITARLVNLNGAGMENRASMYLTRLTPEMFCDINPALAAKYDIKDGSMMKIHSPEGTWIKVKARFTHAVNEKSIFLPFHFTGIMQGVDMTKNFPAGTAPYASGESANTVTNYGYDISCQIPETKGGLCRIEKA